The following proteins come from a genomic window of Nocardioides albertanoniae:
- a CDS encoding glycosyltransferase, producing MRPTYERSPALRPDPSARQPLRHVAFGLAMRTWADGAQDGHYRSGQAIVREALTDPGLDSVLVSDPLRSWASRVSPRAGRAPSMGEDPTRDLLQHYRLRRGLPRIPAEAEAVFGRVERRLLRRLGPRPTVLVTSDPVQAATADPDAWADVVFHAWDDFAEAPHPHHRAARDLYLWAYDRMAERDVKVISVAERTAERIGAPRRHVIPNGVTAAEFERPGQPPEWFSRLRTKVALYAGTMESRVDTAALTDLAGALGPSWTIVMVGLVTEPEPFERLRTLPNVVIADSWHPRPQVLAMMSRADACLLPHLDTALTRTMSPLKMYEYLASGAPVIATDLPTIRKVSGRCRLIPPGAPWAAAVRQAAAGPRATAAEIDRFRAAHDWQTRYREWRAYAFAGRS from the coding sequence ATGCGGCCCACCTACGAGCGGTCCCCCGCCCTCCGCCCCGACCCGTCGGCACGCCAGCCGCTCCGGCATGTCGCGTTCGGCCTGGCGATGCGTACCTGGGCCGACGGCGCTCAGGACGGTCACTACCGCAGCGGTCAGGCGATCGTCAGAGAGGCTCTGACCGATCCCGGCCTGGACTCGGTGCTGGTCAGCGACCCGCTGCGGAGCTGGGCGTCACGGGTGAGCCCCAGGGCGGGAAGGGCTCCCTCGATGGGTGAGGACCCCACCCGCGATCTGCTCCAGCACTACCGCCTGAGACGGGGGCTCCCCCGGATCCCCGCCGAGGCGGAGGCCGTCTTCGGCCGTGTCGAGAGACGCCTGCTGCGAAGGCTGGGGCCGCGCCCGACCGTCCTGGTGACCTCCGATCCGGTGCAGGCCGCGACCGCCGACCCCGACGCCTGGGCGGATGTCGTGTTCCACGCCTGGGACGACTTCGCCGAGGCACCTCACCCGCACCACCGTGCCGCACGCGACCTCTACCTGTGGGCCTACGACCGGATGGCCGAGCGCGACGTGAAGGTGATCTCCGTCGCCGAGCGGACGGCCGAGCGGATCGGGGCGCCACGTCGCCACGTCATCCCCAACGGCGTGACCGCCGCGGAGTTCGAGCGGCCGGGGCAGCCGCCGGAGTGGTTCAGCCGGCTCCGGACCAAGGTGGCCCTCTACGCGGGCACGATGGAGAGCCGTGTGGACACGGCCGCGCTGACCGACCTGGCCGGAGCGCTCGGACCGAGCTGGACGATCGTCATGGTGGGGCTCGTCACCGAGCCCGAGCCGTTCGAGAGGCTGCGTACGCTGCCGAACGTCGTCATCGCCGACAGCTGGCATCCTCGGCCGCAGGTGCTCGCGATGATGTCCCGTGCCGACGCGTGCCTGCTGCCCCACCTCGACACGGCGCTGACCCGGACGATGAGCCCGCTGAAGATGTATGAGTACCTCGCCTCCGGGGCGCCGGTGATCGCCACCGACCTCCCCACGATCCGGAAGGTGTCCGGACGGTGCCGGCTGATCCCACCCGGCGCGCCCTGGGCCGCGGCCGTGCGACAGGCGGCGGCCGGCCCCCGGGCCACGGCCGCGGAGATCGACCGGTTCCGGGCAGCGCACGACTGGCAGACCCGCTACCGCGAGTGGCGTGCGTACGCCTTCGCCGGTCGCTCCTGA
- a CDS encoding class I SAM-dependent methyltransferase, giving the protein MNLSPPARPAARPWENRARMEYRTLRHIVRSARQGYGDFVRQGLESALRIPVLSVADLSRRDRHECNICGWSGRTFYPNTGPGYHEMEVACPGCSSQDRHRSLLALMLAETDLFAGGRRVVEVAPMRGFERLMRMQDGLDYVSFDLERHAMERGDITAMHYETDSVDYFICFHVLEHIPDADTALKEILRVLRPGGQAIVQVPVDWDLRVTREYAAPDPRDVGHVRQYGKDFTVNLSDAGFDVRGTSVAERFEEAVVERFGLSPEPIFFLTKPR; this is encoded by the coding sequence ATGAACCTGTCCCCACCCGCCCGACCCGCCGCCCGCCCCTGGGAGAACAGGGCACGGATGGAATACCGCACCCTGCGCCACATCGTGCGCTCGGCGAGGCAGGGCTACGGAGATTTCGTACGCCAGGGCCTGGAGTCCGCGCTCCGGATCCCGGTCCTGTCCGTGGCCGACCTGAGCCGCCGGGACCGGCACGAGTGCAACATCTGTGGCTGGTCGGGCCGCACCTTCTACCCCAACACCGGTCCCGGCTACCACGAGATGGAGGTCGCGTGCCCCGGCTGCTCCAGCCAGGACCGGCACCGCAGCCTGCTCGCGCTGATGCTCGCCGAGACCGATCTCTTCGCCGGTGGCCGCCGGGTCGTCGAGGTGGCGCCGATGCGCGGGTTCGAGCGGCTGATGCGGATGCAGGACGGCCTCGACTACGTCTCCTTCGACCTGGAGCGGCACGCCATGGAGCGCGGCGACATCACCGCCATGCACTACGAGACGGACTCGGTCGACTACTTCATCTGCTTCCACGTCCTCGAGCACATCCCCGACGCGGACACCGCGTTGAAGGAGATCCTGCGGGTCCTGAGACCAGGTGGTCAGGCGATCGTGCAGGTGCCGGTCGACTGGGACCTGCGGGTCACCCGGGAGTACGCAGCGCCCGACCCCCGCGATGTCGGCCACGTCCGGCAGTACGGCAAGGACTTCACCGTCAACCTGAGCGACGCGGGCTTCGACGTCCGCGGGACGTCGGTCGCCGAGAGGTTCGAGGAGGCGGTTGTCGAACGCTTCGGGCTCTCACCGGAGCCGATCTTCTTCCTCACGAAGCCGCGCTGA
- the nadE gene encoding NAD(+) synthase yields the protein MTATFGLETLAFDEAAEVARIGEMIQSYALRNRRKGVVVAVSGGIDSSVVAALAVRALGPERVFGLHMPESESSDDTLGFSTKLTDSLGIDSVLEDISPVLEATGCYRRRDAAIASVVPDYGPGWKSKIVLPSVVDSDAFRIYSVVVQAPDGTTTSHRLTTSAYLEIVAATNFKQRTRKMLEYFHADRLNYLVAGTPNRLEYDQGFFVKLGDGAADVKPIAHLYKSQVYALASYLGVPTEIQERPSTTDTYSMPQSQEEFYFSLPYQRMDLCLYAINNGIPVEQVTEATGLTLEQVERVYRDIEQKRRTTAYLHAAPMLVDEVALNIKIS from the coding sequence ATGACAGCGACATTCGGCCTGGAGACCCTGGCCTTCGACGAGGCGGCCGAGGTCGCCAGGATCGGCGAGATGATCCAGTCCTACGCGCTGCGGAACAGGCGCAAGGGCGTGGTGGTGGCGGTCTCGGGCGGCATCGACTCCAGCGTCGTGGCGGCACTGGCCGTACGCGCGCTCGGTCCGGAGCGGGTCTTCGGCCTGCACATGCCCGAGTCGGAGTCCTCCGACGACACCCTCGGCTTCAGCACGAAGCTGACCGACTCCCTCGGCATCGACTCGGTGCTCGAGGACATCTCCCCGGTGCTGGAGGCGACCGGCTGCTACCGCCGCCGCGACGCCGCGATCGCCTCGGTCGTGCCGGACTACGGCCCCGGCTGGAAGTCGAAGATCGTGCTGCCGAGCGTGGTCGACTCCGACGCGTTCCGCATCTACTCGGTCGTTGTCCAGGCACCCGACGGCACGACCACGAGCCATCGGCTGACCACCTCGGCCTACCTGGAGATCGTCGCCGCGACCAACTTCAAGCAGCGCACCCGCAAGATGCTGGAGTACTTCCACGCCGACCGCCTCAACTACCTCGTCGCGGGCACCCCCAACCGGTTGGAGTACGACCAGGGCTTCTTCGTGAAGCTCGGCGACGGCGCCGCGGACGTCAAGCCGATCGCGCATCTGTACAAGTCCCAGGTCTATGCGCTGGCTTCCTACCTCGGGGTGCCGACCGAGATCCAGGAACGCCCGTCGACCACCGACACCTACTCCATGCCGCAGTCCCAGGAGGAGTTCTACTTCTCGCTCCCCTACCAGCGCATGGACCTGTGCCTGTACGCCATCAACAACGGCATCCCGGTCGAGCAGGTCACCGAGGCCACCGGCCTCACGCTCGAGCAGGTCGAACGCGTCTACCGCGACATCGAGCAGAAGCGACGTACGACCGCCTACCTCCACGCCGCGCCGATGCTGGTCGACGAGGTTGCGTTGAATATCAAGATCTCTTGA
- a CDS encoding holo-ACP synthase, whose protein sequence is MSLRGVGIDVADIRRFARLLAMRGSGFAVRWFTEAEIAQCMATATPATAFAMRYAAKEAVWKALGPGEWSGSLPWRGISVLEGPSGQLEVTLDGPAAELAALGGVTVVRVATVPGPKMAIATAMAEGAPIR, encoded by the coding sequence ATGAGCCTGCGCGGGGTCGGGATCGACGTCGCCGACATCAGACGGTTCGCGCGGCTCCTGGCGATGCGCGGCTCCGGGTTCGCGGTCCGGTGGTTCACCGAGGCCGAGATCGCCCAGTGCATGGCGACCGCGACCCCGGCCACGGCCTTCGCGATGAGGTACGCAGCCAAGGAGGCCGTCTGGAAGGCACTCGGTCCCGGCGAATGGTCGGGCTCGTTGCCGTGGCGCGGGATCAGCGTGCTGGAAGGTCCTTCCGGCCAGCTGGAGGTCACCCTCGACGGACCCGCCGCCGAGCTGGCGGCTCTGGGAGGAGTCACCGTGGTGCGCGTCGCGACCGTCCCCGGGCCCAAGATGGCCATCGCCACCGCGATGGCCGAGGGCGCCCCGATCCGATGA
- a CDS encoding CatB-related O-acetyltransferase, translating to MRTEPNERAVGAYGRAPGSLRPLIVKVVRKREGDDYLSPTLREIFRRHHGVDIGMYTHGGCFIPWAFGRGTTIGRYSSIAHGAFAATDNHPMHYKSMHGYFFNPALGVTDKAWEFSPLAIGNDVWLGHNSIIMPSVDVVGDGAVVAAGAVVNKDVPPYAVVAGNPGRVVRYRFEPETIEALLEERWWERDLEDLRSHLDEFTGPYDPVRSTQAARSAQDAQSAQAASSLLRAT from the coding sequence ATGCGTACAGAACCCAACGAGCGTGCCGTCGGCGCCTACGGCCGCGCCCCCGGCAGCCTCCGCCCCCTGATCGTCAAGGTGGTCCGGAAGCGTGAGGGCGACGACTATCTCTCGCCCACGCTGCGCGAGATCTTCCGCCGCCACCATGGCGTCGACATCGGGATGTACACCCACGGCGGCTGCTTCATCCCCTGGGCCTTCGGCCGTGGCACGACGATCGGGCGCTACAGCTCCATCGCGCACGGCGCCTTCGCCGCCACGGACAACCACCCGATGCACTACAAGTCGATGCACGGCTACTTCTTCAACCCGGCGCTCGGGGTGACCGACAAGGCCTGGGAGTTCAGCCCGCTGGCCATCGGCAACGACGTCTGGCTGGGCCACAACTCGATCATCATGCCGAGCGTCGACGTGGTCGGCGACGGAGCGGTCGTCGCGGCCGGCGCGGTCGTCAACAAGGACGTCCCGCCGTACGCCGTCGTGGCCGGCAACCCGGGACGGGTGGTTCGTTATCGCTTCGAGCCCGAGACGATCGAGGCGCTTCTGGAGGAGCGATGGTGGGAGCGGGACCTCGAGGACCTGCGCTCCCACCTCGACGAGTTCACCGGACCGTATGACCCGGTTCGGTCGACCCAGGCAGCTCGATCGGCCCAGGACGCTCAGTCGGCTCAGGCCGCCAGCTCGCTCTTGCGTGCCACATAG
- the asnB gene encoding asparagine synthase (glutamine-hydrolyzing), whose amino-acid sequence MCGISGIRSYAGPPDAELVRRMMAALFHRGPDGSGYYRDEHVALGHTRLAIVDTAGGVQPMTNEDGTVWVSFNGEIFNYVELAAQLRDRGHTFRTHSDTEVIVHAWEEWGTGCFDRFNGQWALAIWDRRTSSLVLSRDRFGVRPLFYTQGSDRLLFASEVKALLADPEVPRRFDPAGLDEVLTFWSTLAPRTVFDGISQVPPGSYLVIGPDGETNEHRFWSPSFPDLTDRADRADRASMGAEEAAEALREAIVDAARLRFTRSDVPVGAYLSGGLDSAVTASVVAGFTEAPLHTFSLRFADAEFDEGSYQTLMARRLGTRHEDVVVRERDIAEIFPEVVRHAETPLLRTAPAPMFLLSRLVREAGFKVVVTGEGADEVLGGYDIFREARVRELWTRDPAAAEAAVERLYPWMRRSPNQAPAFARSFFGRNLVAGDPAMSHRPRWDSTSVLKSMLTQDMRVAADAAGDLAATMPAESSSWDVLSRAQWLEMTTLLPGYILASQGDRMLMGNSVEGRFPFLDPRLAELAGQVPADLLMRGLDEKHLLKRAFADLVPAEILARPKQPYRAPDAAAFFSSGSPDWLDAVTSPSAVREAGVFRPELVERLLAKCRRDGGRRIGNTDSMRLVAVISVQLLHHDFLAGAGQVEARPSQAPMAVFDRLRTPEMTQLTPS is encoded by the coding sequence ATGTGCGGGATCAGCGGGATCCGCTCCTACGCGGGGCCCCCCGACGCCGAGCTCGTCCGACGGATGATGGCGGCCCTCTTCCACCGCGGTCCGGACGGCAGCGGCTACTACCGCGACGAGCACGTCGCGCTCGGCCACACGCGCCTGGCGATCGTGGACACCGCCGGCGGTGTGCAGCCGATGACCAACGAGGACGGCACCGTCTGGGTGAGCTTCAACGGCGAGATCTTCAACTACGTCGAGCTCGCCGCGCAGCTGCGCGACCGCGGCCACACCTTCCGCACCCACAGCGACACCGAGGTGATCGTGCACGCCTGGGAGGAGTGGGGCACGGGCTGCTTCGACCGCTTCAACGGTCAGTGGGCGTTGGCGATCTGGGACCGGCGTACGAGCTCGTTGGTCCTGTCGCGGGACCGGTTCGGCGTGCGGCCGCTCTTCTACACGCAGGGCAGCGACAGGCTGCTGTTCGCCTCGGAGGTCAAGGCGCTCCTCGCCGATCCGGAGGTGCCCCGGAGGTTCGATCCGGCCGGCCTCGACGAGGTGCTGACGTTCTGGTCGACCCTGGCGCCACGGACCGTCTTCGACGGAATCTCACAGGTGCCGCCGGGGTCCTACCTCGTGATCGGTCCCGATGGCGAGACGAACGAGCACCGCTTCTGGTCACCGTCCTTCCCGGACCTGACGGATCGGGCGGATCGGGCGGATCGGGCGTCGATGGGGGCGGAGGAAGCGGCCGAGGCGCTGCGCGAGGCCATCGTGGACGCGGCGCGGCTGCGCTTCACCCGCAGCGACGTGCCGGTGGGGGCGTACCTCTCAGGGGGTCTCGACTCCGCGGTGACCGCGAGCGTGGTGGCGGGGTTCACCGAGGCGCCGTTGCACACGTTCTCGCTGCGGTTCGCCGATGCCGAGTTCGACGAGGGCAGCTACCAGACCCTGATGGCGCGACGGCTCGGCACCAGGCACGAGGATGTCGTGGTCAGGGAGCGCGACATCGCCGAGATCTTCCCCGAGGTCGTACGTCACGCCGAGACCCCGCTGCTGCGGACCGCCCCGGCACCGATGTTCCTGCTCTCCAGGCTGGTGCGGGAGGCCGGCTTCAAGGTCGTCGTCACCGGCGAGGGCGCCGACGAGGTGCTCGGCGGCTACGACATCTTCCGTGAGGCGCGGGTGCGTGAGCTGTGGACCCGCGATCCGGCGGCGGCCGAGGCGGCCGTCGAGCGGCTCTACCCGTGGATGCGGCGCTCGCCGAACCAGGCGCCGGCCTTCGCACGCAGCTTCTTCGGGCGCAACCTGGTCGCGGGCGACCCGGCGATGTCGCACCGGCCACGCTGGGACTCGACCTCGGTGCTGAAGTCGATGCTCACCCAGGACATGAGAGTCGCTGCCGACGCCGCCGGCGACCTGGCCGCGACCATGCCCGCGGAGAGCTCGTCGTGGGACGTGCTCTCGCGTGCCCAGTGGCTCGAGATGACAACCCTGCTGCCCGGTTACATCCTCGCCTCCCAGGGCGACCGGATGCTGATGGGCAACTCCGTCGAGGGCCGCTTCCCGTTCCTCGACCCTCGCCTCGCCGAGCTCGCCGGCCAGGTGCCGGCCGACCTGCTGATGCGTGGCCTGGACGAGAAGCACCTGCTCAAGCGGGCCTTCGCCGACCTCGTCCCCGCCGAGATCCTGGCCCGCCCCAAACAGCCCTACCGGGCACCCGACGCGGCCGCCTTCTTCTCCAGCGGGTCCCCCGACTGGCTCGATGCGGTCACCTCCCCCTCGGCCGTCCGGGAGGCCGGTGTCTTCCGCCCAGAGCTCGTCGAGCGCCTGCTGGCCAAGTGCCGCCGAGACGGCGGTAGGCGGATCGGCAACACCGACTCGATGCGGTTGGTCGCGGTCATCTCGGTCCAGCTGCTGCATCACGACTTCCTCGCCGGCGCGGGCCAGGTGGAGGCGCGCCCGAGCCAGGCGCCGATGGCGGTCTTCGACCGTCTCCGAACCCCCGAGATGACCCAGTTGACCCCCAGTTGA
- a CDS encoding lipopolysaccharide biosynthesis protein, giving the protein MSTTDDEPDVVVERSGMAAGTRWSLVSLVAKNLGRITFSVLLARMLGPENFGIAAQATVYLAFAMVFLDFGVASTLIQRDRLDRRVIGTATVINLGVVGLLVALTWALAGPVAAFFGTPELVAVLQVLSATLLFNGLAVVPGALLMRRMSFKLLGIAEVVGTFGGGLLGLAAALGGAGYWALVAQTLSRDLLFLTLVLVVAGPPTFAWSREAAASIAVFGRNVFGTQLLRFVAENADYVLISWRFGATALANYSLSYRVLLLPVQTLGHTANRLMFPSLSRLNEEPDRQARYFEQATALLCMVVAPAMTLVALAAPGAVPIIFGSAWTGAVATMQILAVGAIVRVVLSINPNALLAKGLPHWVFRWTLVSVPLQVLGFAVGLRWGIEGVAWSYLVVNIPLGVVSHLMVSRVIPVSHRRYALGLAPALLGAGLMVATWRLAEQAVSSASAGGLAVLVLVAVASYAAALYAVWLASRRTPAWHSRLEAQVDFVRRVAGRR; this is encoded by the coding sequence GTGAGCACCACCGACGACGAGCCCGACGTCGTCGTCGAACGCTCCGGGATGGCCGCCGGGACCCGGTGGAGCCTGGTCAGCCTGGTCGCCAAGAACCTCGGCCGGATCACCTTCAGCGTGCTCCTGGCCAGGATGCTCGGGCCCGAGAACTTCGGCATCGCGGCCCAGGCGACGGTCTACCTGGCCTTCGCGATGGTCTTCCTCGACTTCGGTGTCGCCTCGACCCTCATCCAGCGTGACCGGCTCGACCGCCGGGTCATCGGCACCGCCACGGTGATCAACCTGGGGGTCGTGGGACTGCTGGTCGCGCTGACCTGGGCGCTGGCCGGTCCGGTGGCCGCCTTCTTCGGCACCCCGGAGCTGGTCGCGGTGCTGCAGGTGCTGTCCGCGACCCTGCTGTTCAACGGTCTCGCGGTGGTGCCCGGGGCGCTGCTGATGCGGAGGATGAGCTTCAAGCTGCTGGGCATCGCCGAGGTCGTCGGCACCTTCGGCGGCGGCCTCCTCGGCCTTGCCGCCGCCCTGGGCGGCGCCGGCTACTGGGCGCTGGTCGCCCAGACGCTCTCCCGCGACCTCCTCTTCCTCACCCTCGTGCTGGTCGTGGCCGGGCCGCCGACGTTCGCGTGGTCGCGCGAGGCCGCCGCCTCGATCGCTGTCTTCGGGCGCAACGTCTTCGGTACGCAGCTGCTGCGGTTCGTCGCCGAGAACGCCGACTATGTGCTGATCAGCTGGAGGTTCGGGGCGACCGCGCTGGCCAACTACTCGCTGAGCTACCGGGTGCTCCTGCTGCCGGTGCAGACGCTCGGCCACACCGCCAATCGGCTGATGTTCCCCAGCCTGAGCCGCCTCAACGAGGAACCCGACCGACAGGCCCGCTACTTCGAGCAGGCGACGGCCCTGCTGTGCATGGTCGTGGCTCCGGCGATGACGCTGGTGGCACTGGCCGCGCCCGGTGCTGTGCCGATCATCTTCGGCTCCGCCTGGACCGGTGCGGTCGCGACCATGCAGATCCTCGCCGTCGGCGCGATCGTCCGGGTGGTGCTCTCCATCAACCCCAACGCGCTGCTGGCCAAGGGGCTGCCGCACTGGGTCTTTCGGTGGACCCTGGTCTCGGTGCCGTTGCAGGTGCTCGGGTTCGCGGTCGGCCTGCGCTGGGGGATCGAAGGGGTGGCCTGGTCCTACCTGGTGGTGAACATCCCGCTCGGCGTCGTCTCGCACCTGATGGTGAGCCGGGTCATCCCGGTCAGCCACCGCCGCTACGCCCTCGGGCTGGCGCCGGCGCTGCTCGGGGCCGGGCTGATGGTCGCCACCTGGCGCCTGGCCGAGCAGGCGGTCTCCTCGGCGAGCGCGGGCGGCCTGGCCGTGCTCGTGCTGGTCGCGGTCGCGAGCTACGCGGCAGCCCTCTACGCGGTGTGGCTCGCCTCGCGGCGTACTCCGGCCTGGCACTCCCGCCTCGAGGCCCAGGTCGACTTCGTACGCCGCGTCGCCGGCCGCCGCTGA
- a CDS encoding acyl carrier protein has protein sequence MADVQSSIEQFILESLLLGDDSRMPAAADSLVESGVIDSTGILELIEFLEEEFGIAVEESETVPDNLDGVDRLVAYVARKSELAA, from the coding sequence ATGGCTGACGTTCAGAGCAGCATCGAGCAGTTCATCCTGGAGAGCCTGCTGCTGGGCGACGACTCACGGATGCCGGCCGCGGCCGACTCCCTGGTCGAGTCCGGCGTGATCGACTCGACCGGAATCCTGGAGCTCATCGAGTTTCTCGAGGAGGAGTTCGGGATCGCGGTCGAGGAGTCGGAGACGGTCCCGGACAACCTCGACGGCGTGGATCGCCTGGTCGCCTATGTGGCACGCAAGAGCGAGCTGGCGGCCTGA
- a CDS encoding SGNH/GDSL hydrolase family protein — protein sequence MSIRKVPRSVKLLVGVWSGVLVVAVALATAWLVRSPGMNEPVAVENPSESELQVAGKTTVLFGHQSVGVNILDGVAGVYAANDVDAPTVEEVAGSSDATFRHVFVGRNGDPFGKFDSFAAVMGGPAGEEVDVALMKLCYVDINATTDVEAVFDAYVAMMAEVEAAHPDTRFLYTTAALTSDRNLKGRVKAALGRGDRMGPADNVARERYNAMIREKYAATGRLVDIAAAESAGTDKRSHDGSSYYVLNKNLTFDRGHLNETGSRAVASELLKAVAAHSPVA from the coding sequence GTGTCGATCAGAAAGGTCCCCCGATCGGTCAAGCTGCTGGTCGGCGTGTGGTCCGGAGTGCTGGTGGTCGCGGTCGCGTTGGCCACGGCGTGGTTGGTGAGGAGCCCAGGAATGAACGAGCCGGTCGCGGTCGAGAACCCGTCGGAGTCGGAGCTGCAGGTCGCCGGGAAGACGACGGTGCTCTTCGGGCACCAGTCGGTCGGGGTGAACATCCTCGACGGAGTCGCCGGCGTCTACGCCGCCAACGATGTGGACGCCCCCACGGTCGAGGAGGTCGCGGGTTCGAGCGACGCCACCTTCAGGCACGTGTTCGTCGGGAGGAACGGAGATCCGTTCGGCAAGTTCGACTCCTTCGCCGCCGTGATGGGCGGGCCGGCCGGCGAGGAGGTGGATGTGGCGCTGATGAAGCTCTGCTACGTCGACATCAACGCCACCACCGATGTCGAGGCCGTCTTCGACGCCTATGTGGCGATGATGGCCGAGGTCGAGGCCGCGCACCCGGACACCCGGTTCCTCTACACGACGGCGGCGCTGACCTCCGACCGGAACCTGAAGGGTCGGGTGAAGGCGGCGCTCGGCCGCGGTGACCGGATGGGGCCCGCCGACAACGTCGCCCGCGAGCGCTACAACGCGATGATCAGGGAGAAGTACGCAGCCACCGGCCGCCTCGTCGACATCGCCGCCGCGGAGTCGGCGGGCACCGACAAGCGCAGCCACGACGGCAGCTCCTACTACGTCCTGAACAAGAACCTGACCTTCGACCGGGGACATCTCAACGAGACCGGCTCCCGTGCTGTCGCGTCCGAGCTCCTCAAGGCGGTCGCGGCGCACAGTCCCGTCGCCTGA
- a CDS encoding SRPBCC family protein, with product MTTPPFIPADHLGAVNRALTTATRDGEELRVLVVERSYDADPDEVWDALTTKERIPRWLMPVTGDFEVGGRYQLEGNAGGEILVCDRPKLLSITWAYGDMMSWVDATLSASGGRTLLRLEHSAPVPPEQWKEFGPSAVGIGWEQMLLGLALHLTAPDAEKMDPMSPEALPAMIEHTKGSAAAWVEADIAFGTDADQARAAGERCVAAYTAMPE from the coding sequence ATGACGACTCCACCCTTCATCCCCGCAGACCACCTCGGCGCGGTGAACCGCGCACTGACCACCGCGACCCGCGACGGCGAGGAGCTGCGCGTCCTCGTCGTCGAGCGGTCCTACGACGCCGACCCGGACGAGGTCTGGGACGCGCTGACCACCAAGGAGCGCATCCCGCGCTGGCTGATGCCTGTGACCGGCGACTTCGAGGTCGGCGGCCGCTACCAGCTCGAGGGCAACGCCGGCGGCGAGATCCTCGTCTGCGACCGGCCGAAGCTGCTCTCGATCACCTGGGCCTACGGCGACATGATGTCCTGGGTCGACGCGACCCTGTCCGCCTCCGGTGGCCGTACGCTGCTCAGGCTCGAGCACTCCGCCCCGGTTCCCCCGGAGCAGTGGAAGGAGTTCGGCCCCAGCGCAGTCGGCATCGGGTGGGAGCAGATGCTGCTCGGCCTCGCCCTCCACCTGACTGCCCCCGACGCCGAGAAGATGGACCCGATGTCGCCCGAGGCGCTGCCGGCGATGATCGAGCACACCAAGGGCTCCGCGGCGGCCTGGGTCGAGGCCGACATCGCCTTCGGCACCGACGCGGACCAGGCCCGCGCCGCGGGTGAGCGGTGCGTCGCCGCCTACACCGCGATGCCGGAGTAG
- a CDS encoding ArsR/SmtB family transcription factor, with the protein MHAFDVLGDPVRRRILELLASGDLTSGEVVDTISAEFGIRQPAVSMQLKVLREHGFASVRPDGTRRIYSIDTGPMAEVDAWLNQFRRFWTQHLDALDTEIRRGRRQRPDPPTA; encoded by the coding sequence TTGCACGCCTTCGACGTCCTCGGCGACCCCGTCCGCCGCCGCATCCTCGAGCTCCTGGCCTCCGGCGACCTCACCTCGGGCGAGGTCGTCGACACGATCTCGGCCGAGTTCGGCATCCGCCAGCCTGCGGTCTCGATGCAGCTCAAGGTCCTGCGCGAGCACGGTTTCGCCAGCGTACGCCCCGACGGCACCCGCCGGATCTACTCCATCGACACCGGGCCGATGGCCGAGGTCGACGCCTGGCTCAACCAGTTCCGCCGCTTCTGGACCCAGCACCTCGACGCCCTCGACACCGAGATCCGGCGCGGACGACGGCAGCGACCGGACCCTCCAACCGCCTGA
- a CDS encoding serine O-acetyltransferase — protein MGDRAFAVDLAKAYAILLGSPDPGTGPRLRLWIGSVELHCVAAYRFGRWAGGLRRRGPLPRVAGLLLTAAHRIWNRRMTSRHHVEISPRAVIGPGLLVMHHHGVIVGPSQIGGNCVLHQNVTIGQRVAGGDQGVPRIGDNVWIGPGATIVGAIVIGSGSTISAGAVVTRDIPERSLVAGNPGRVITKGYDNGPMLNFDLPAPRQRAGIVS, from the coding sequence ATGGGTGATCGTGCGTTTGCCGTGGATCTGGCGAAGGCGTACGCGATTCTGCTGGGGTCGCCCGACCCGGGGACAGGGCCCAGGCTCCGGTTGTGGATCGGGTCGGTCGAGCTGCACTGTGTCGCCGCCTACCGGTTCGGGCGATGGGCAGGTGGTCTGCGGCGACGCGGCCCGCTGCCGCGCGTGGCCGGTCTCCTGCTCACGGCGGCGCACCGGATCTGGAACCGGCGGATGACGAGTCGCCATCACGTCGAGATCAGCCCCCGGGCCGTCATCGGGCCGGGGCTGCTGGTGATGCATCACCACGGTGTCATCGTCGGTCCCTCCCAGATCGGCGGCAACTGCGTCCTGCATCAGAACGTCACCATCGGGCAGCGGGTCGCCGGTGGCGACCAGGGGGTGCCGCGTATCGGCGACAACGTCTGGATCGGGCCCGGCGCGACGATCGTGGGGGCGATCGTGATCGGCTCCGGCTCGACCATCTCGGCGGGTGCGGTCGTCACCCGGGACATTCCGGAGCGCTCGCTGGTCGCGGGCAATCCCGGTCGGGTCATCACCAAGGGGTACGACAACGGCCCGATGCTCAACTTCGACCTGCCGGCACCGCGGCAGAGAGCGGGCATCGTCTCGTGA